A window of the Candidatus Beckwithbacteria bacterium genome harbors these coding sequences:
- a CDS encoding acyltransferase has protein sequence MLLAKLFDWYCAFTSDIRGTLSGLTGSRRSLRLNKNCTFTVKHNVSVGDNVFINSQCYFESMAPIVIGNNVLLGYGTALLTTNHNFKNSKLLIREQGIVSKPITIQDDVWIGARATILSGVTVGQGSVIAAGAVVTKDVEPYSIVGGIPARFIKKRY, from the coding sequence ATGTTATTAGCTAAATTGTTTGATTGGTATTGCGCTTTTACTTCAGATATTCGAGGAACACTTTCTGGGCTGACAGGCAGTAGACGTTCTTTGCGTTTAAATAAAAACTGTACCTTTACTGTTAAACATAATGTGTCTGTGGGTGATAATGTATTTATTAATAGCCAATGCTATTTTGAATCGATGGCTCCAATTGTCATAGGAAATAATGTTCTTTTAGGCTATGGCACTGCTCTTCTTACCACCAATCATAATTTTAAAAATTCTAAACTCCTTATCAGAGAACAAGGTATCGTAAGTAAACCAATTACAATCCAGGATGATGTTTGGATCGGAGCCCGAGCAACTATTTTATCTGGAGTAACCGTTGGTCAAGGATCGGTCATAGCTGCAGGTGCAGTGGTTACCAAAGATGTTGAACCATATTCTATTGTCGGTGGAATTCCTGCTAGATTTATAAAAAAACGTTATTAA